One Streptomyces sp. NBC_00102 DNA segment encodes these proteins:
- a CDS encoding LLM class flavin-dependent oxidoreductase → MKFSVLSLIGHAPHPLTGELLSPADRFAEVIETASDAERLGFDAYAVGERHAGAFLSSSPTVVLGAVAARTTSIRLLTGVTVVAILDPVRVAEDYATLDQIARGRLELVVGKGAEAGHFALFGLDEDRQWDLQQEKYELLRRLWTEEGVDWEGEFRPPLKNTTTVPRPYDGAPRVWHGSATSLHSTELAAKHGDPLFTANAVQPKAAYARLIAHYRERFEAYGHDPADARVAAGSGGLLIADSSQQAVERYKDLYEARVRQAFKPHLEGKAGYNTPFRTIEDAIAGGPQLIGSPQQIIDKILGYHADYHHDLQSITVDGLGLSRSEQLETLQRFAEEIAPVVRREAPTNLWE, encoded by the coding sequence ATGAAATTCTCCGTGCTCTCCCTGATCGGGCATGCCCCGCACCCGCTGACCGGCGAACTCCTCTCCCCCGCCGACCGTTTCGCCGAAGTGATCGAGACCGCCTCGGACGCGGAGCGGCTCGGCTTCGACGCGTACGCCGTCGGTGAACGGCACGCGGGCGCCTTCCTGTCGTCGAGCCCCACCGTGGTGCTGGGCGCCGTGGCCGCGCGGACGACGTCGATCCGGCTGCTCACGGGCGTGACCGTCGTCGCGATCCTCGACCCGGTCCGGGTCGCCGAGGACTACGCCACTCTCGACCAGATAGCCCGGGGGCGGCTCGAACTGGTCGTCGGGAAGGGGGCCGAAGCCGGGCACTTCGCGCTCTTCGGGCTCGACGAGGACCGGCAGTGGGACCTCCAGCAGGAGAAGTACGAGCTGCTGCGCCGGCTGTGGACCGAGGAGGGGGTGGACTGGGAGGGGGAGTTCCGCCCGCCGCTGAAGAACACCACCACCGTGCCGCGTCCGTACGACGGTGCTCCCCGCGTCTGGCACGGCTCGGCGACCAGCCTGCACTCCACCGAACTGGCCGCCAAGCACGGCGACCCGCTCTTCACCGCCAACGCCGTCCAGCCGAAGGCGGCGTACGCGCGGCTGATCGCACACTACCGGGAGCGGTTCGAGGCGTACGGACACGATCCGGCGGACGCCCGGGTGGCGGCCGGATCCGGCGGGCTGCTGATCGCGGACAGCTCGCAGCAGGCGGTGGAGCGGTACAAGGATCTGTACGAGGCGCGGGTGCGGCAGGCCTTCAAGCCGCACCTGGAGGGGAAGGCCGGGTACAACACCCCGTTCCGGACGATCGAGGACGCCATCGCGGGCGGTCCGCAGCTGATCGGAAGCCCTCAGCAGATCATCGACAAGATCCTCGGCTATCACGCGGACTACCACCATGATCTCCAGTCGATCACCGTGGACGGCCTCGGTCTGAGCCGTTCCGAACAGCTGGAGACCCTGCAGCGGTTCGCGGAGGAGATCGCTCCGGTGGTCCGCCGGGAGGCGCCGACGAACCTGTGGGAGTGA
- a CDS encoding SCO1664 family protein, with amino-acid sequence MPASERIPARGMTTPAELVTLLTEGRLTVLGRVPGASNAVLRCTVALDGVERPCVYKPVAGEQPLWDFPDGTLAQREVAAWEVSRTTGWGLVPPTVLREGPYGEGMCQLWIDAEPDAGPLLALVEGEEPEDGWKAVGFADVGEGKTALLVHADDARLRRLAVLDAVINNSDRKGGHLLPAPGGLLYGIDHGVTFHSDDKLRTLLWGWAGEPLTGEAVAVLDRLAEELAPEAGLARRLGGLITPAELDAVRERVAALRTTGLHPVPSGQWPAIPWPPV; translated from the coding sequence GTGCCCGCGTCAGAACGGATACCGGCGCGGGGCATGACGACCCCGGCCGAACTGGTCACCCTGCTCACCGAAGGCCGGCTCACCGTCCTCGGCCGCGTACCCGGAGCCTCCAACGCGGTCCTGCGGTGCACGGTCGCGCTCGACGGCGTGGAACGCCCCTGCGTCTACAAGCCCGTCGCGGGCGAGCAGCCGCTGTGGGATTTCCCCGACGGCACCCTCGCCCAGCGCGAGGTGGCCGCCTGGGAGGTTTCCCGGACCACCGGCTGGGGGCTCGTACCGCCCACGGTGCTGCGCGAGGGCCCGTACGGCGAGGGAATGTGCCAGCTCTGGATCGACGCCGAACCGGATGCCGGCCCCCTGCTCGCCCTCGTCGAGGGGGAGGAGCCGGAGGACGGCTGGAAGGCCGTGGGCTTCGCCGACGTGGGCGAGGGGAAGACCGCCCTGCTGGTGCACGCGGACGACGCCCGGCTGCGGCGGCTCGCGGTGCTCGACGCGGTGATCAACAACAGTGACCGCAAGGGCGGCCACCTGCTCCCGGCCCCCGGCGGGTTGCTCTACGGCATCGACCACGGCGTCACCTTCCACTCCGACGACAAGCTGCGCACCCTGCTCTGGGGCTGGGCCGGGGAACCGCTGACCGGCGAGGCGGTGGCGGTGCTGGACCGGCTCGCCGAGGAGCTGGCGCCGGAAGCGGGACTGGCCCGGCGGCTGGGCGGGCTCATCACCCCGGCCGAACTGGACGCCGTACGGGAACGGGTCGCAGCGCTCCGGACGACGGGGCTGCACCCGGTGCCGAGCGGGCAGTGGCCCGCCATCCCGTGGCCGCCGGTCTGA
- a CDS encoding FadR/GntR family transcriptional regulator, with amino-acid sequence MAVTDEAIEKIKGMIVSGALRPGDRLPKESELAADLGLSRNSLREAVRALSLIRILDVRQGDGTYVTSLDPQLLLEALSFVVDFHRDDTVLEFLAVRRILEPAATAMAASLIGDDELDALAAQLDALGSKPSVEELVAADLDFHRGIVQASGNTVLCSLLDGLSGPTTRARVWRGLTQEDALSRTLQEHRAILAALRDRDPEAARAWATVHVASVEQWLRSTL; translated from the coding sequence ATGGCCGTCACCGACGAGGCGATCGAAAAGATCAAGGGCATGATCGTCTCGGGTGCGCTCCGCCCCGGCGACCGGCTGCCCAAGGAGAGCGAACTGGCCGCGGACCTCGGGCTGTCCCGCAACTCCCTGCGCGAGGCGGTGCGGGCCCTGTCGCTGATCCGCATCCTCGACGTACGCCAGGGCGACGGCACCTACGTCACCAGCCTGGACCCCCAACTCCTGCTGGAGGCGCTGAGTTTCGTGGTGGACTTCCACCGCGACGACACGGTGCTGGAGTTCCTCGCGGTCCGCCGCATCCTGGAGCCCGCGGCCACCGCCATGGCCGCCTCCCTGATCGGGGACGACGAACTCGACGCGCTCGCGGCGCAGCTGGACGCGCTGGGCAGCAAACCCTCGGTGGAGGAACTGGTCGCCGCAGACCTGGACTTCCACCGGGGAATCGTCCAGGCCTCGGGCAACACCGTGCTCTGCTCGCTGCTGGACGGACTGTCCGGTCCGACCACCCGGGCGCGGGTCTGGCGCGGTCTGACCCAGGAGGACGCGCTCAGCCGCACCCTCCAGGAGCACCGCGCCATCCTGGCCGCGCTGCGCGACCGGGACCCGGAGGCGGCGCGGGCCTGGGCGACGGTGCACGTCGCGAGCGTGGAGCAGTGGCTGCGCTCGACCCTCTGA
- a CDS encoding enolase C-terminal domain-like protein: MSQTVTDVEVHDIRFPTSLELDGSDAMNPDPDYSAAYVVLRTDAPGGPDGLLEGHGFCFTIGRGNDVMAVAIEALKPYLLGRPVPRTAADLGDLYRELTHDSQLRWLGPEKGVAHMAAGAVVNAAWDLAAKAAGLPVWQFLATMTPEELVSLVDFRYLTDALTPEDALAILRAAEPGRAERTERLLAEGYPAYTTSPGWLGYDDAKLVRLAKEAVADGFTQIKLKVGGDRDDDVRRLKIAREAVGPGIRIAVDANQRWDVAEAVEWMKALAPYDPHWIEEPTSPDDVLAHAAIRAAQPVKVATGEHGANRVVFKQLLQAGAVDFVQIDAARVAGVNENLAILLLAAKFQVPVCPHAGGVGLCELVQHLSMFDYVAVSGTWDDRVIEYVDHLHEHFTEPAVITGGRYVTPRGPGFSARMHPASIAAHRYPEGPVWASLPVLEEAHR, encoded by the coding sequence ATGAGTCAGACCGTCACGGACGTCGAGGTCCACGACATCCGCTTCCCCACGTCCCTGGAGCTGGACGGTTCGGACGCGATGAACCCCGACCCCGACTACTCGGCCGCCTACGTGGTGCTCCGCACCGACGCCCCGGGCGGCCCGGACGGCCTCCTCGAAGGACACGGGTTCTGCTTCACCATCGGCCGCGGCAACGATGTCATGGCCGTCGCGATCGAGGCGCTGAAGCCGTACCTGCTCGGCCGGCCCGTCCCGCGCACCGCGGCCGACCTCGGCGACCTGTACCGCGAGCTCACGCACGACTCGCAACTGCGCTGGCTCGGCCCGGAGAAGGGCGTCGCCCACATGGCGGCCGGGGCCGTCGTCAACGCCGCCTGGGACCTCGCGGCGAAGGCGGCCGGACTGCCCGTCTGGCAGTTCCTCGCCACGATGACCCCCGAGGAGCTCGTCTCCCTGGTCGACTTCCGCTACCTCACCGACGCCCTCACCCCCGAGGACGCGCTGGCCATCCTGCGCGCCGCCGAGCCGGGCCGCGCCGAGCGGACCGAACGCCTCCTCGCCGAGGGCTACCCCGCCTACACCACCTCACCCGGCTGGCTCGGGTACGACGACGCCAAGCTCGTCCGCCTCGCGAAGGAGGCCGTCGCCGACGGCTTCACCCAGATCAAGCTGAAGGTCGGCGGGGACCGCGACGACGACGTCCGCCGCCTGAAGATCGCCCGCGAGGCGGTCGGCCCCGGTATCCGGATCGCCGTGGACGCCAACCAGCGCTGGGACGTGGCCGAGGCGGTGGAGTGGATGAAGGCGCTCGCCCCCTACGACCCGCACTGGATCGAGGAGCCCACCAGCCCCGACGACGTCCTCGCGCACGCCGCCATCCGGGCCGCCCAGCCGGTCAAGGTCGCCACCGGCGAACACGGCGCGAACCGCGTCGTGTTCAAGCAGCTGCTCCAGGCCGGGGCCGTGGACTTCGTACAGATCGACGCGGCCCGGGTCGCCGGGGTCAACGAGAACCTCGCGATCCTGCTGCTCGCCGCGAAGTTCCAGGTGCCCGTCTGCCCGCACGCCGGCGGAGTGGGTCTCTGCGAACTGGTCCAGCACCTCTCCATGTTCGACTACGTGGCCGTCTCCGGTACCTGGGACGACCGGGTCATCGAGTACGTCGACCACCTGCACGAGCACTTCACCGAGCCCGCCGTCATCACCGGCGGACGGTACGTCACCCCGCGCGGCCCCGGGTTCTCGGCCCGGATGCACCCCGCGTCGATCGCCGCACACCGCTACCCGGAGGGTCCCGTCTGGGCGTCCCTCCCCGTCCTCGAGGAGGCCCACCGATGA
- a CDS encoding PAC2 family protein has product MIELEGVPELIDPVMVAAFEGWNDAGDAASTAVGHLDREWKGEVFAALDAEDYYDFQVNRPTVWLDGGVRKITWPTTRLSVVRIGGDKPRDLVLVRGIEPSMRWRSFCNELLGFAHELGVEMVVILGALLGDTPHTRPVPVSGVTSDPDLATTMDLEETRYEGPTGIVGILQEACTHAGVPAVSLWAAVPHYVSQPPNPKATLALLNRLEDLLGLRIPLGELPEDARAWQIGVDQLAAEDSEVAEYVQTLEEARDTAELPEASGEAIAREFERYLRRRDPGPGPGQTPGGHATESGDVPYLRDPASGRTRPPKPQRPAESGPAAGGRPGSRKPSDDGSEDGPDSGQDPDSGTDSGPGTDSGSPDGEKPDS; this is encoded by the coding sequence GTGATCGAGCTCGAGGGTGTACCCGAGCTGATCGACCCGGTCATGGTGGCCGCGTTCGAGGGCTGGAACGACGCCGGTGACGCCGCCTCCACCGCGGTCGGCCATCTGGACCGGGAATGGAAGGGCGAGGTCTTCGCGGCGCTGGACGCCGAGGACTACTACGACTTCCAGGTCAACCGCCCCACCGTGTGGCTGGACGGCGGAGTCCGCAAGATCACATGGCCGACGACGCGGCTCTCGGTGGTCCGGATCGGCGGCGACAAGCCCCGTGACCTGGTGCTGGTACGCGGCATCGAACCGTCCATGCGCTGGCGCTCGTTCTGCAACGAGCTGCTGGGCTTCGCCCACGAGCTGGGTGTCGAGATGGTCGTCATCCTCGGCGCGCTGCTCGGCGACACCCCGCACACCCGGCCGGTGCCGGTCAGCGGAGTCACCTCGGACCCGGACCTGGCCACGACCATGGACCTGGAGGAGACCCGGTACGAGGGGCCGACCGGCATCGTCGGCATCCTCCAGGAGGCGTGCACCCACGCGGGCGTTCCGGCCGTGAGCCTGTGGGCGGCCGTGCCGCACTACGTCTCGCAGCCGCCCAATCCGAAGGCGACGCTGGCCCTGCTGAACCGGCTGGAGGACCTGCTCGGACTGCGCATCCCGCTGGGCGAGCTGCCCGAGGACGCGCGCGCCTGGCAGATCGGGGTGGACCAGCTGGCCGCCGAGGACAGCGAGGTCGCCGAGTACGTCCAGACGCTGGAGGAGGCCCGGGACACCGCGGAGCTGCCCGAAGCGTCCGGAGAGGCCATCGCCCGCGAGTTCGAGCGGTATCTGCGGCGCCGCGACCCCGGCCCCGGACCGGGCCAGACGCCCGGCGGGCACGCCACGGAGAGCGGCGACGTGCCGTATCTGCGTGATCCGGCGAGCGGCCGCACCCGCCCGCCCAAACCGCAGCGCCCCGCGGAGTCCGGACCGGCGGCCGGCGGACGGCCGGGGAGCAGGAAGCCCTCGGACGACGGCTCCGAGGACGGCCCCGACTCCGGGCAGGACCCCGACTCCGGTACGGACTCCGGCCCGGGTACGGACTCCGGCTCCCCCGACGGGGAGAAGCCGGACAGCTGA
- the mshC gene encoding cysteine--1-D-myo-inosityl 2-amino-2-deoxy-alpha-D-glucopyranoside ligase, with protein MHAWPASEVPALPGKGRDLRIHDTATGGRITLDPGPVARIYVCGITPYDATHMGHAATYNAFDLVQRVWLDTKRQVHYVQNVTDVDDPLLERAVRDGEDWTALAERETALFREDMTALRMLPPKHYIGAVEAIPGIVPLVERLRDAGAAYELEGDVYFSVEADPHFGEVSNLDAEAMRLLSAERGGDPERPGKKNPLDPMLWMAAREGEPSWDGGSLGAGRPGWHIECVAIALDHLGMGFDVQGGGSDLAFPHHEMGASHAQALTGEHPFAKAYVHAGMVGLDGEKMSKSRGNLVFVSTLRREGVDPAAIRLALLSHHYRSDWEWTDQVLADAVARLGRWRAAVSRPDGPSADALVEEVREALADDLDAASALAAVDRWAERQRSEGGTDEGAPGLVSRTVDALLGVAL; from the coding sequence ATGCATGCCTGGCCCGCTTCTGAGGTCCCCGCCCTGCCTGGCAAGGGCCGCGACCTTCGGATCCACGACACCGCGACCGGCGGACGGATCACCCTTGACCCCGGTCCCGTCGCCCGCATCTACGTCTGCGGCATCACGCCGTACGACGCGACCCACATGGGTCATGCGGCGACCTACAACGCGTTCGATCTCGTACAGCGCGTGTGGCTCGACACCAAGCGGCAGGTTCACTACGTCCAGAACGTGACCGACGTGGACGACCCTCTGCTGGAGCGGGCCGTGCGCGACGGAGAGGACTGGACCGCACTCGCGGAGCGCGAGACCGCGCTGTTCCGCGAGGACATGACCGCGCTGCGGATGCTCCCGCCGAAGCACTACATCGGCGCCGTCGAAGCCATACCGGGCATCGTGCCCCTCGTCGAGCGCCTGCGTGACGCCGGCGCGGCGTACGAGCTGGAGGGCGACGTCTACTTCTCCGTCGAGGCCGACCCGCACTTCGGCGAGGTCTCCAACCTCGACGCGGAAGCCATGCGGCTGCTCTCCGCCGAGCGCGGCGGCGACCCCGAGCGCCCCGGCAAGAAGAACCCCCTCGACCCGATGCTGTGGATGGCCGCCCGCGAGGGCGAGCCCAGCTGGGACGGCGGCAGCCTGGGAGCCGGACGGCCCGGCTGGCACATCGAGTGCGTCGCCATCGCCCTGGACCACCTCGGCATGGGCTTCGACGTGCAGGGCGGCGGGTCCGACCTCGCGTTCCCGCACCACGAGATGGGCGCCTCGCACGCGCAGGCCCTGACCGGCGAGCACCCGTTCGCCAAGGCATACGTCCACGCCGGCATGGTCGGCCTGGACGGCGAGAAGATGTCGAAGTCGCGGGGCAACCTCGTCTTCGTCTCCACCCTGCGCCGTGAGGGCGTGGACCCGGCGGCGATCCGCCTCGCCCTGCTCTCGCACCACTACCGGAGCGACTGGGAGTGGACCGACCAGGTCCTCGCCGACGCCGTCGCCCGGCTCGGACGGTGGCGCGCCGCGGTCTCCCGCCCGGACGGCCCGTCCGCCGACGCCCTGGTCGAAGAGGTGCGTGAGGCGCTCGCCGACGACCTGGACGCCGCGTCCGCGCTGGCAGCCGTGGACCGCTGGGCCGAGCGCCAGCGGTCCGAGGGCGGCACGGACGAGGGCGCTCCCGGTCTCGTCTCCCGTACCGTCGACGCCCTCCTGGGCGTCGCCCTGTAG
- a CDS encoding SDR family NAD(P)-dependent oxidoreductase, translating into MTGTKDFDGLSALVTGGASGIGAAVATLLLERGARVAVLDRETAGAPEGAFAVQADVTDDGQVRAAVDRAAAELGGLHTLVSNAGIGSIGTVEDNSDEEWTRVLDVNVLGMVRAARHALPHLRAAAALRPGAVSITQTCSIAATAGLPQRALYSASKGAVLSLTLAMAADHVREGIRVNCVNPGTADTPWIGRLLGQAGDPEAERAALNARQPLGRLVSADEVAAAIVYLASPAAASVTGTALAVDGGMQGLRLRPAGD; encoded by the coding sequence ATGACCGGCACGAAGGATTTCGACGGACTGTCCGCCCTGGTGACCGGAGGTGCGTCCGGCATCGGCGCCGCCGTCGCCACCCTGCTGCTGGAACGCGGCGCGCGGGTCGCGGTGCTCGACCGGGAGACCGCCGGCGCGCCCGAGGGGGCGTTCGCCGTACAGGCCGACGTGACCGACGACGGGCAGGTCCGCGCGGCCGTCGACCGTGCCGCCGCGGAACTCGGCGGACTGCACACCCTGGTCTCCAACGCGGGGATCGGCTCCATCGGCACCGTCGAGGACAACTCCGACGAGGAGTGGACCCGGGTGCTGGACGTCAACGTCCTCGGCATGGTCCGCGCCGCCCGGCACGCCCTGCCGCACCTGCGGGCCGCGGCCGCCCTCCGCCCCGGCGCCGTCTCCATCACCCAGACCTGCTCCATCGCGGCCACCGCCGGGCTGCCGCAGCGGGCGCTCTACAGCGCGAGCAAGGGCGCGGTCCTCTCCCTGACGCTCGCCATGGCCGCCGACCACGTCCGCGAGGGGATCCGCGTCAACTGCGTCAACCCCGGTACCGCGGACACCCCGTGGATCGGACGACTGCTCGGCCAGGCGGGCGACCCCGAGGCCGAAAGGGCCGCGCTCAACGCCCGTCAGCCGCTCGGCCGGCTGGTCTCGGCCGACGAGGTGGCCGCCGCCATCGTCTATCTGGCGAGCCCCGCCGCCGCCTCCGTCACCGGCACCGCCCTCGCGGTCGACGGCGGTATGCAGGGCCTCCGGCTGCGCCCCGCGGGGGACTGA